The genomic segment TCTTACGGCTCCATCCCTTGATCTGTCTTTCTCTGGATAACGCTTCATCACGCGTAGGGAATTCCTCACAAAACATAAGCACAACAGGAAGCCTTTTGATTGTGTAGCATTGAATAACTCCTTGCTGGTGTTCTGCAATACGCTTTTCAAGATTGTCCGTGTGGCCGGTATAATAAGAACCACCCGAACATTTCAGTATATAGACCCAGAAAGCCATACATTCTCCCGGAATGAGCCACTCCGTTCACCCTTCGACACGC from the Deltaproteobacteria bacterium genome contains:
- a CDS encoding GIY-YIG nuclease family protein — encoded protein: MAFWVYILKCSGGSYYTGHTDNLEKRIAEHQQGVIQCYTIKRLPVVLMFCEEFPTRDEALSRERQIKGWSRKKKEALINGDWTELSRLSRSRKGGSVHGSTG